Within the Papaver somniferum cultivar HN1 unplaced genomic scaffold, ASM357369v1 unplaced-scaffold_132, whole genome shotgun sequence genome, the region AGAAGCACTGGGGAACATAACTCTAGATATGTTTCTACCCATTCCTATGATGAGACAGTGCAGCCTGTCGCGTAGTCAAGGATAAGCATTGCTTTTAATGATTCCTAAGATTTGGAAATTCCAAATAGGGTATGGCAGGATACTCTTAATAGGAAATCACCTATGTGAAGTGAGAAGTGTGGCCGCTTCCGTGAGAACCTTTGATAGGCTAGGTTCATCTAAAAGCGCTTCATGAATTCCGGGAATTGTTCAGGACCGAAATGAACACAACCATGAGAACCAACTTGGTGAGGAAATAAATTGTGTGATAGTTATTGTCTGGGTTTACACTTAAAAACTGACAGTTCAAAGCCTCTGGCACACTGACCCAGTAGTAAGCCCGATAGCTATTCACTAAGGAAGGTTCAAGGTGAAAGCTACCTATCCCCATGCAATTTATTTCCGTTTGAACTCTCTTTAGTGTCTGTCTACATTATAGATGCATTTAGTCACCgaattttcattcatgtgggggattgttggaaaattgTATTTGATGTGACAATTTTCGAGTGAATAGAAAATCTTTTGTATATTGGATTTGGAAACGGGTTGTATACATATGGTTTGGGCCTTATAGTGTTTGGTCCAGTTAGGAAAAGTTAGTTACCGTGAAACCTAATATACCTATTCGTATACAGACACAACCCTCCATGAAGCAACACGATGATTCGGCGAAGAGGTACCATTAGCATCTATATATACCCTGCAGAATTAGGTTAGAATATCAATCAGAAAACTAGTATCCATTCTATTGCATTCACTACAAATCATTGATTTAGTTTATGTTAAAGAGAGAGTTCATCACTTCAAGTTTGGTTCGCCGTTTCTCGAAGTTTGGAGTGCTACTACATCGAGAAGAAAGTCGTCGTATCCTGGGAGACAGACATCGATAATCCGTAAGCACCAGTGCTGGGTGAATCTGTCTTAAAGCTAGAGGATATAATCCTTGTCTCGACTTTGATTTCGTCTAATTTGGTTTGCATATATCTTCTTCTCTGTTTGTTTTATTGCTTTTTTATACACAAAATTGCCAACAGAAAGTCACTACAATTTTGTTCACTACAAAATTGCGAACAAATAATTCTGGGATATATTTGTACAGCAaaccatcaaaacaaaaaaaaaaaaaaaaggaatatacATGTTTGGATCTTGCTTACTCTCTcttggaaaaaaaaatatgagCATGGCTTGTGTCCACGGTTCCCTTGCAAACACCACATTTTCAAACTTGTGGCAGAGATGCACAAAAAATCCAGGGGAGGAATCTCAGTCACACACACGCCCCCTGAATCAGATTAGATGACATGTTTCAACCACCTTATCTCTTTCATGGCATCCCTCATGCTGTACCTAAAGTTAGTAAGTTACTAAAGGAACAGTAAATAATGGATATACTGAGAATTTTGAACGAGATTTTGGTTTTTATAAATTCAATATCTCGTCATGCTTCTGAATTTCTGGTTTTGAAGCTAGTGCACTGCGCACCCATACAACTTGACAACTTCTCACTGCGCCCAAAACTTTAAACTGCGTGAATGTGTATCTCAAGGCCAACCACGATAATAACGCTAATGCTCACCGGCCACGGCTGCCACACACTGCACAATGCAACTGTCCCTTTGATACGAAAGACCATACAATCATACGTCCGTAGTCAGCGACACCCATGATTGCGGTTGGATGTGTCAAGCAACTAAGTCGCTGGTGATTGCCAGATGTAGTCAAGAAGATCCTTTCCAAATTCACCTCTATAAGATATACCACCACCTTAaagtcaaaaatcaaaatttgcaaGCTTATTAAATTTCTGAAACGACtttagtttagattacatatttAAATCTTTAACTTGGCTTCTAAATCTAAGAAACAATTGATTCTCCGACATGTTGATGTAGAATATTATGGGTGCAATGTCCAAAGACCAAATCTTCTATAATGTTGCACCATTATTATACCCTGCAGCTCAAGCTGTCATTGGCAGGCCTTTGCTGGTGAACCCGGTTGTTTCCCCTCACCACTCTCGGTCAATATTGGCTCATGCTCATCTGCATTTTAATCAACATTGTAGGCTGTATACAAGTGAAAATATAACCTTGGGTCAAAATTgcccaaaatcaaaacatgacaaAACTAATTTAGCATGAGATAATGGAGAGAATTATGGCAGGAGAGATCATGAAGATCCTCTCTAACAGAACCAATAAAATCCAAATGTGAAAAGGATTTGATTGAAAGAAGGAGAAACGAGAACAGGGAGTGTGGATAGAGTGTGTTTTCAACCCACCAATCACAAGTCTAAAAATCCAACCCTCTCTCCCACTAACTTTTTCATCCAGTCAATCTCTTCACCACCTCCCTTCGTAACCAAACCATCTCTACTCTAACAACTCATTTTCCCCTTTCCATCAACTTCTTCTATTTTTTTCACAGCAACAAAAAacccctcaaaattcaaaaaacccatctcttaatttatcaaaattcattaAATTTTTGGttattagggtttgggttttgaaGAATTTTGGGTTTTATTTTATAATATGGCAGCTGCAAGTGGATTTGCCACCTCTGTTGCAGGTGTAAAAACAATGGAGTCGTTGATTCTTAAGACATGTTCTTCGTCAACAAATTATTCTCTTTCTCAATTCCGGGTTTTTTGTAAACCAATTGTTAATAATAATAGAAGAATTGTTAAAAGAGGTGTTTCTTTGAACCCTCGATGTGATGTTGTTTCTGCCGAAAGTTTGGATCTTGAGAATAAGAATGATGCTAGGGCTTCCAGTGTTTCTGCTCTTGAACAGCTTAAGAATTCCGGTGTCGACAGTAAGTTCACATTTTTGTGACTTTTCAAGTGTTTCTGTGTATTAACCCCTTAAATTTTGCTTTTTTTATTTGCTATTTTGATTTTTAGAGTTTGTAACAATTGTGGGTGAGAAACACATGAAGGAAATGCACTTTCTGTTCCTTGACCATGTTTTTGATCAGAGTTTTGAAAATGTTAAAGTGTTGGAGCATCGATTTGCATATTAGATGTCCATTTGTTGTGTGATTGTGCATTGAAGAGTGGGAGTTCATGACTGAGCTGTTGAGTTGTTTTCAGGTCTTTTCGTTGGGTCTTTATGAACATTTCATTTGGATAAAGAGGGAACCTTTTtcagctgttttttttttttttttgttattgcgCTTTTGATCCTGAAAGCTTGGATTTCCCAAAAATTGGGAATTGGTATTATCGTTTTTAAATAAGTCTGTTTTCCTTTTACGTTGTATCAAGAAAAGGTTGATCACTGTCTATGGTTTTCTGAAAATCGGGTTATCCTATAAAGAAATTGTTCCAGTAAGTGGTTATTTCTATAAATTCATTGCATTGTGTTCTAAAATTAAGGTTAATGAAGTACACTTGCTGAATCCTACCTGGTGCTTGAGTGAAATTCTGTAAAATTATGTTAACTTGGTTGTGCAACTTTTTGGTTAACATTTCTTGAGTTTCGTAACTGACTATTCCGTAATATCTGTAATTGGGATTTTTCTTAGGCTGTATTGTCTCTAACACAACCCACTACGAGAGCTTACGTTTCCAGTTACTTTGAAGTTGTTATGGGTATAAAATTCTTACAAGCTATTAACTAAATTATCAGGGTACTCAAAGGAAAAGAGCAGTATCGTGGTTGTTGGGCTAAGTGTTCACACCGCACCAGTAGAGATGCGTGAGAAACTTGCCACTCCAGAAGCTGAGTGGCCTCGAGCCATTGGAGAACTTTGTGGCTTGCATCATATTGAAGAAGCTGCAGTTCTTAGTACTTGCAACAGGATGGAGATATATGTTGTGGCTCTATCTTGGCATCGTGGACTTAGAGAAGTTACTGAATGGATGGCAAAGGTACTCCCTCTTCTCACCCTAATTATACTCGCATCTTTAATTCACAACCCCACTATCTTCAACCGACTCCTATAAATCTTTTGGGACAAAATATACGAAGCACAGTTTCAAATCTACTCATTTTTGAGATTTAGACTTGAGTATGTCGACTTCAAGAAGCCTTATGTTCATCAGTCGGTCCTCTTTTCAGCCTATCTCTTTCATATGGTTATTGACTCTGATTCACCCACATTTTCCAGTTCTAGCATTCTGAAACTTTTCGTTTTTACTGGTAAGTTGAAAAAGATGTTCATAGTTGAAACACTTCATGTTTCTTTTTTGCAGACAAGTGGGATTCCTGCTTCAGAGCTTCGTGAGCATCTGTTTATATTACGCGACAACGATGCTACACAACACTTATTTGAAGTATCAGCAGGGCTTGACTCTCTTGTTCTAGGAGAAGGACAAATCCTGTCTCAGGTAAAACAAGTTGTCAAAGTCGGTCAAGGAGTTCCAGGATTTGGGAGGAACATCAGTGACTTGTTCAAACGTGCCATCACTGTTGGCAAGCGAGTTCGTACTGAGACCAACATTGCATCTGGGGCAGTTTCCGTTAGCTCAGCTGCGGTCGAGCTTGCCTTGATGAAGCTTCCAGCGTCATCATTACCCACAACCAGAATGCTGGTAATTGGTGCTGGCAAAATGGGAAAGCTTGTGATCAAACACTTGGTATCTAAAGGGTGCACCCAAATGGTTGTTGTTAACAGATCCGAGGAAAGAGTTGCCTTAATCCGTGAGGAATTCGATAGTGTGGATATTATTTATAAACCTCTCACTGAGATGATTACCTGCGCTTCTGAAGCTGATGTGATCTTCACCAGTACTGCATCTGATATTCCACTATTCATGAAGGAGCATGTCGAGGGACTTTCTCCCGTGGGTCCAGATGTTGGGGGATTAAGACTCTTCATTGATATATCTGTTCCTAGGAACGTAGGATCCTGCGTCTCGGAACTAGACGATGCAAAAGTCTACAATGTCGATGATCTTAAGGAAGTCGTGGCTGCTAACAAGGAAGATCGACATCGAAAAGCTATGGAAGCCCAGGTAATTATATCTGATGAATCCAAACAGTTCGAAGCCTGGAGGGATTCTTTAGAAACGGTTCCCACCATCAAGAAACTGAGGGCTCTTGTGGAGGGAATTAGAGTGTCAGAGTTAGAAAAATGCCTTGCGAAGATGGGGGACGATATTCCTAAGAAAACAAGGAGAGCAGTGGATGATCTTAGCCGTGGTATAATGAATAAAATCCTTCACGGTCCAATGCAGCATTTAAGATGTGATGGAAGTGATAGTAGAACTCTTGGTGAAACCCTTGAAAATATGCATGCACTTAACAGGATGTTCAGCTTGGAAACTGACATATCTATATTTGAACAGAAAATTCGAGCCAAGACAGAACAATCTCAAAAGTAAGTTCTTCGTCATCTTTTTTCAATTTCTTGATCTCGGATAAGAGGAAGAAAAAAACTCCTCATTTACATTCATATTCTTCAATTCGTTTAGAGAGATTATGGTTGAGGATCTTCTTCGTCGGTTCATATAGCAATTGTTGTACACAAGCTTCTCTCCTGGCTGTCATACGGGTCCCAATTTTTCTTAATTACTATGTTTATACTGTAACGTAATGGTCATCTGGCTTAGTAACAATATAGATAGAGAATTTTCTAGGTGAGCCTAATCCTTGTATCGAATGATATGTAATTTACCTCCCCAAAGTTACTTGGAACTGGATGGCTAGGGTTTGAACAAAGTTGTTAATTTTGTAATTATTCTAATTGTTTGTCTCGATTTTGATCTTTATGGGTTCATATTTCCAGGGATGTTTTGTATTGACAATTTGTCTATTGTTGTGTCCTCCACGTTTTTCTTTTCGGCAGTTCTTACTGTGCATGTTTGATATGTCAATTATGTTATTGCATTCTATACTTGTATTACAATAGAATATGAAATTGATAAATTGTGACCAGCTACCTTTTATGCTCTTAGCGTCCAAGTTAATTTAACATTCCATTTATACTGACATGTGGAGCTAAAGCCTAGACATGTAACCAATTTCGGACGGAGTTCTGTCAGTTGTCGTTTTGTCGTTTCGGGCTAGTCAAATGCAGGCATCAGAGTAATGGTTCCCAATTTGAACACTGTGTAAGATTGTCTACAGAGAATGTTTACAGAGTGTGTTtggaccatatatatatatatatatatatgaaatgggCTTAATAGCTCTTCGGCCTATttacaataaataaaataaaaaggtatatatataaataaaataaaaagattgaaattagtgtttcctcccatcaTTTATTTTTCCGTCCACTACGCTGTTAGCCGAGTCAGCATTAATTTACACGTGAAAAAAAGGTATACGTGTTACATAGATTATCcaatatatcattttcttgttagATTAATTAAACCTAAGTCCCATCTCTAAATGACCCAGTTGCCGTCGTCGTCATCTCTCCACAAATGGAAACATAATGAAACTGTGGTGCGATAGAATGATGAGAAAacgaaaagagagagagaaattggTTTGCATCGTGAAGATATAGTTCCAGCAGTGCAAGCAGTGATGATGGTTTGACATGGTACGAAATTGAAGTTCTGCCGGATGAATTAGATGGTTGCAGTATGAATTTGATCGAGTCAGAATATGGCTAAAGAATGGTGGATTTGATTTCTGGGGTTAATTGACATTCAACCAGACTGCAGCTGCAGCTGGTACTCCTGGCTATTTTCCACGGTTCATAATTCTCAGGCGAAATTACAAACACCTTGGACGCAATTTGTGGGTGATGTAGAGATTAAGTTGTTGTGTTCTTCTACCCCTGTCCAACTCTCCTTCCCTGCAATCATACACACAAACCCATTCTAATAATCACTCGAAGCAACCTCCTTCCATTCTGCTACCAATCAATCAAGCCCAACCTTCTCTTCAACATCAGCAGCAACAAAATATTTCCTCTTTTACCGAATTGCGACTCAAATCAACAGAAAGAACCCTAAATTCACCTTCTCATTAACAACAACTTCAATCTCCTTCAATCTCACTTCCTGCAACTCCATCCTCTTGGTTTTCAAATCTCAATTCGAGTTCACCAGACCAGCTTCTTATCCATTACCAGCTAAATTACAACAGTTCACCACGAACCCTAAACTAATTTGAGTTCTGAATCTCCATCTCCGTCTTTCTCTGAAGTTCTGGTGTTAATTAATGGCGAAGTTGGTGTCGGTTCCATGGCTGCTTAATCTCAAGCTTCAAAATTGGAGCAATAATCCCATAAGACCAATTCTTCGTATCTTTGAATCCATCTTCTTCCGTCACTTGAACCCATGGAAGGAAATCAATCAGTTTTCATATCACCGACATGAACTCTATTTCCTTGTTATTCTTCGTTTGCTGAAATCAACTCTCACTGCTCAATCATCCCTATTCCAGAAACCCATCTTCCGTCTCTTGATTTTAACAGCATCAATAATCGATTCAATCCTAAATTCATTTCATAAATTTCAGGAACCCTAGCTTCTCTGCTAAATTTTATTTATCTCGATCTGTTCTTGAGAATTTGAGGGCACTAGACAATCAAGAATGAGTTAGTCGAGGGTATTTTGGGACGATCACAAAACACGTGTATAATTTATGCCACGCGTGCACAGGTACTGATTCAGCTAGCCGAGCAGTGGATGGAAAAgctaacgatgggaggaaacactaatttcaatcttcttggggaggaaacgctaattagcgattttggcaggggaggaaacgcaaaataaccCATACTTAATTGGGTCATGACTCATGAGTTGAAGTCTAAGTCCATAAAGAGTTATTAAGCTGATCTATTAGCTTCTATACAAAAAAGACCGGATATAACCTGGAAGTTACGGATCCTTAAAAAAAAGAAGGAATCAGTTAATGAAAAGACTGGGTATAACTTGAAAGTTACAGATCCTTAGAAAAAGGAGGAATCAGTTACTGAGAAGACCAGGACTTGGAAGTTAAATATCCCTAGAAAAAGGGGGAATCAGTTACTAAGCAGACCAGGTACATATCCAAAAAATGGAGGTTAGAAATCCCTAGAAGAATGGCGAACCAAAGAAGACCAGGTATAACATGGAAGTTAAAGatcctaaaaaaaaaaggtaaattgATTTGGACCAGGATGAATCTGGAAAACATTTGGTCCAGATACATAGTCAAAATGTATGCAGACAAATATTGGACTAGATATGAAATTGATAAATGGATATGTCAATTATGTCACTGCATTCAATACTTCTATTACAATTGAATATGAAAATTGATAAATTGTGACTAGTTACCTGTTCCGTTCTTATCGTCCAAGTTAATTTAACATTCCATTTGGAGCTAAATCCTAGATATGTAGCCAATTTC harbors:
- the LOC113332996 gene encoding glutamyl-tRNA reductase 1, chloroplastic-like, producing the protein MAAASGFATSVAGVKTMESLILKTCSSSTNYSLSQFRVFCKPIVNNNRRIVKRGVSLNPRCDVVSAESLDLENKNDARASSVSALEQLKNSGVDRYSKEKSSIVVVGLSVHTAPVEMREKLATPEAEWPRAIGELCGLHHIEEAAVLSTCNRMEIYVVALSWHRGLREVTEWMAKTSGIPASELREHLFILRDNDATQHLFEVSAGLDSLVLGEGQILSQVKQVVKVGQGVPGFGRNISDLFKRAITVGKRVRTETNIASGAVSVSSAAVELALMKLPASSLPTTRMLVIGAGKMGKLVIKHLVSKGCTQMVVVNRSEERVALIREEFDSVDIIYKPLTEMITCASEADVIFTSTASDIPLFMKEHVEGLSPVGPDVGGLRLFIDISVPRNVGSCVSELDDAKVYNVDDLKEVVAANKEDRHRKAMEAQVIISDESKQFEAWRDSLETVPTIKKLRALVEGIRVSELEKCLAKMGDDIPKKTRRAVDDLSRGIMNKILHGPMQHLRCDGSDSRTLGETLENMHALNRMFSLETDISIFEQKIRAKTEQSQK